From Actinomyces slackii, a single genomic window includes:
- a CDS encoding four-carbon acid sugar kinase family protein — MAEHPSPTTLDDLLRGIPAGPPVASADIPSPGRTFIVLDDDPTGTQSVADLPVITGWSVEDLVWALGRGAPAVYVMTNSRSLDADDAARVNTEVVTHALEAAERTGTAIAFVSRSDSTLRGHYPLEPDTIADLMERAGTPVDGIILSPAFPDAGRITVGGIHYAGSPTAGYVPVGETEFAGDKTFGYRASQLAAWVEEKTGGAVPAGRVLTIDLTLLRTDEDAVVDILGSAASRTPIAVDCVEENDLRLLARALQRAEDAGSTFVYRVGPPFVRARIGQEPHQPLSPDQAQPASTAPESDARGGLIVVGSHVGLTGRQVDALRAATSTPEIVLDVPTVLDDARGPAHLAEIADTAIEALRTGSVVVRRGGAFVAGRDAEESLEFARRVSQAVVEVVQRIVAARCPRFIIAKGGITSSDVASRGLGMSRAIVRGPMLPGIVSLWEPQDGPAAGVPYIVFAGNVGDDDSLAAVVATLDAGTGSHWAG, encoded by the coding sequence ATGGCCGAGCACCCATCACCAACCACCCTGGACGACCTGCTCCGCGGCATCCCGGCCGGCCCGCCAGTGGCCTCCGCCGATATCCCGAGCCCGGGGCGCACCTTCATCGTGCTCGATGACGACCCCACCGGCACCCAGTCCGTCGCCGACCTGCCGGTCATCACCGGCTGGAGCGTCGAGGACCTGGTCTGGGCCCTGGGCAGGGGAGCCCCCGCCGTCTACGTCATGACCAACTCCCGCTCCCTGGACGCGGACGACGCCGCCCGTGTCAACACCGAGGTCGTCACCCACGCCCTGGAGGCCGCCGAGCGCACCGGCACGGCCATCGCCTTCGTCTCCCGCTCCGACTCCACTCTGCGCGGCCACTACCCCCTGGAGCCCGACACCATCGCCGACCTCATGGAGAGGGCCGGCACCCCGGTGGACGGCATCATCCTGTCCCCGGCCTTCCCCGACGCCGGGCGCATCACCGTGGGCGGCATCCACTACGCCGGCTCCCCGACGGCGGGCTACGTGCCCGTCGGGGAGACCGAGTTCGCCGGCGACAAGACCTTCGGCTACCGAGCCTCCCAGCTGGCCGCCTGGGTCGAGGAGAAGACCGGGGGCGCCGTGCCCGCCGGCCGGGTCCTGACCATCGACCTGACGCTCCTGCGCACTGACGAGGACGCTGTCGTCGACATCCTGGGCTCGGCCGCCAGCCGCACGCCCATCGCCGTGGACTGCGTCGAGGAGAACGACCTGCGGCTCCTGGCCCGCGCGCTCCAGCGCGCCGAGGACGCCGGATCCACCTTCGTCTACCGGGTCGGCCCGCCCTTCGTGCGCGCTCGCATCGGCCAGGAGCCCCACCAGCCACTGAGCCCCGACCAGGCCCAGCCGGCCAGCACCGCCCCGGAATCGGATGCCCGTGGCGGCCTCATCGTCGTCGGCTCCCACGTGGGCCTGACCGGACGGCAGGTCGACGCCCTGCGCGCCGCCACCTCCACCCCCGAGATCGTCCTGGACGTGCCCACCGTCCTGGACGACGCGCGCGGCCCAGCCCATCTCGCCGAGATCGCCGACACCGCCATCGAGGCCCTTCGCACCGGCAGCGTCGTCGTGCGCCGCGGTGGGGCCTTCGTGGCCGGGCGCGACGCCGAGGAGTCCTTGGAGTTCGCTCGTCGCGTCTCACAGGCCGTCGTCGAGGTCGTCCAACGCATCGTGGCGGCGCGCTGCCCGCGCTTCATCATCGCCAAGGGCGGCATCACCTCCTCCGACGTGGCCAGCAGGGGCCTGGGCATGAGCCGGGCCATCGTGCGCGGCCCCATGCTGCCCGGCATCGTCTCCCTGTGGGAGCCCCAGGACGGCCCCGCCGCGGGGGTGCCCTACATCGTCTTCGCCGGCAACGTCGGCGACGACGACTCCCTGGCCGCCGTCGTCGCCACGCTGGACGCCGGGACCGGATCGCACTGGGCCGGCTGA
- a CDS encoding NAD(P)-dependent oxidoreductase yields the protein MTSTVAVLGLGAMGLPMASHLARTFTTTGFDIAAQRLDLACQAGIAPAASAAEAAAGADAVLVAVRNQAQLEELLFGQDGIAAAMRPGAQVLLTSTVGGQGVSAVAERLAAAGLGLVDAPVSGGPVRAGTGDLLVVVGAEDASWEAAHDVLDALASTLVRVGDAPGYGQAMKTVNQLLCGVHIAAAGEALALADALGLDTAAALEALMAGAASSFMLGDRGPRMLQAYDEAGAEVRSRLDIFVKDMGIVTAAAKSAGLSTPVAAAAEQLYLQGARRGLAAQDDSSIITVLAPSPSAPATAEAGPGEAGPGEAGAASRAGQAPS from the coding sequence ATGACCAGCACCGTCGCCGTCCTGGGCCTGGGCGCCATGGGCCTGCCCATGGCCTCCCACTTGGCCCGCACCTTCACCACCACCGGATTCGACATCGCCGCCCAGCGCCTGGACCTGGCCTGCCAGGCGGGCATCGCCCCTGCCGCAAGCGCCGCCGAGGCGGCCGCCGGCGCCGACGCCGTCCTGGTCGCCGTGCGCAACCAGGCCCAGCTCGAGGAGCTCCTCTTCGGCCAGGACGGCATCGCCGCCGCCATGAGGCCCGGGGCGCAGGTCCTGCTCACCTCCACCGTCGGCGGCCAGGGAGTCTCCGCCGTGGCCGAGCGCCTGGCGGCAGCCGGCCTGGGCCTGGTCGACGCCCCGGTCTCCGGTGGGCCGGTGCGCGCGGGCACCGGCGACCTGCTCGTCGTCGTCGGTGCCGAGGACGCCTCCTGGGAGGCCGCGCACGACGTCCTGGACGCCTTGGCCTCCACCCTGGTCCGAGTGGGTGATGCCCCCGGCTACGGGCAGGCCATGAAAACCGTCAACCAGCTCCTGTGCGGAGTGCATATCGCCGCCGCCGGGGAGGCCCTGGCCCTGGCCGACGCGCTGGGCCTGGACACCGCCGCCGCCCTGGAGGCGCTCATGGCCGGCGCCGCCTCCTCCTTCATGCTGGGCGATCGCGGCCCGCGCATGCTCCAGGCCTACGACGAGGCCGGCGCCGAGGTCCGCTCCCGCCTGGACATCTTCGTCAAGGACATGGGCATCGTCACCGCCGCCGCCAAGAGCGCGGGCCTGTCGACGCCGGTGGCCGCCGCCGCCGAGCAGCTCTACCTCCAGGGCGCGCGTCGAGGCCTGGCGGCCCAGGACGACTCCAGCATCATCACCGTTCTGGCACCGAGCCCAAGCGCGCCGGCCACGGCCGAGGCGGGCCCAGGTGAGGCGGGCCCGGGCGAGGCGGGCGCCGCCAGTCGAGCCGGGCAGGCGCCGTCATGA